The window TggatatatctttctttttttaaaatatgatcaTTTATTCACACCCCTATCACATCTTTCCACCTTGAAATTTATTTGCATAAGATTCTAGAAATTTGAACGGAGGGCTTACTACATCAAGCTGGAGTGCTAATGTATCTTCTTGATATTATTCCCAGGACCATAGGCCAccctttttttgaaatcattccaGCTATTAGTTTTCTCTAAAGTGACTATCGAAAGAAAAGTTATCTAGTTAGTGGAACGACCTGATCTCTTTCCCCTTTCTTACTAAAGTGGTGCTCATTCAGCAAAAGGGATCAGAAaaagcatcagctacaacatgtaGGAAGTGAAATTCTTTGATTATTTAAAGGAAGTTAACGCGTAAATGATTATCTGATAACAAAATCCAGCATCAGATTTTTTACCCAGATTTTGTTTCTTTGAATTTTTTATGGATTCATTTCCTACAATTTTCTTGCCTGTAAACTACATCAAACTAAATATCTTTATTTGTTTTGGTTGAGGCATGTTCTCCATAAATAGTTCTTTGCTGGTGACCAGTCATGATAGTGTCTGACAAAGTGCAGCTGACTCTGAAACCTTATTGGCCAAGTGTTGTCATTCTCATTTTTAGATTATTTGATGGGTAGATATTACTTTTTATTTTATGCTGCTGCTTTTTTTATGATTATGTTATCTTGAGTAGGGAGCTTATATCAACTTTTTTGCAGATCCGTTGAGTAACCTTGCTTCTGGACCATATGGTCTTATATTTGCTGCTTTTATGCCCTTTTACTTTGATATTCCAGTCTCATCGCGGTTCCGTATATTTGGGATAAATTTCACTGACAAATCATTTATATATTTAGCTGGCCTTCAGGTGAAACTTAATATTGAAACTCATCTATTATGTAGAAGATTCAGTTTTACATATGATGTCAGAAAATCTCATCTGGTTTTCTAATATTTATCTTCAGCTTCTTTTCTCATCCTGGAAACGGTCTCTAATACCTGGTTTATGTGGTTTGCTTGCTGGGTCTTTATACCGTCTTAATGCATTTGGCATCCGCAAAATAAAGGTTCATGCCACAAAATTTTTcagttattttatcattttattagtGTCATTTTTGTAAAGCTGTTACTTGCAGTTAATATGCATGTTAGTGTATTCTTCCCAAGGAAATTTTATTTATAGTGGGACGGTGTATATGTCGTtaatatgaaattttatttaaatgCAATTAATATGTATTTACTTTGATATAACTATTTTTGTTGTTTAAGAATTGGACAATAATTAAACAACTCTTAATAGGTTTAATAGGTGTATATGGCCAAATCAAAAAGTCCTCAGATTGATGAAGAAGCTTTTGGAATTATATTAACTCAAATTTCTCACCTATTCTCCATCCTTCAATTGTTTTCTTTTCCTCATAATATGTTCTCTTTTTTCACCATCTaatatttttttgctttcttttgttgCATTTGATTTTGTATTATACATTACTGTTAGTGTTTTGATCTTATTTTTACCATATACTAACTATTACGCAAGTTGAACTGAGATTTTAGAAATTATATTCATTTTTTTCAAACAACACAAGACACTGGTTTTGTCTCAATTCTTAAATCTCCTTTAATATCTAACTATGTGATACTATCTATGGGCTACACTAGATGAAATACAATATAATAACAAGTCTGATGCAATGATTAATATCTGGTAATActtttgtaatgtaaaatttagtGTATAGGAATTCTTAGAAATAAGAACCAAAGTCATCATCGAATGACTAGTATTTCATGTATGCAGATGTGAGGATTGTTGCAATTGTGTGGTGTCTGACTTGACAAGAGCAAAAAAGAAACTGGAATATAACAACACAtagattaaatatgtaatttagaAATAGACCAAGCAGATGTAAGCAAATTATTCAGTCAATATAAGTTTATAAGTTTTGTATTTTTCCTTCCAGACTTATATACACTTTACAGATAACTAGAAGAGTATAGAATTGTATTGGTTCAGTCTACTCTTCTGAAACCTTTGAAATGTTTTTACACTGTTCCAGCAATGCCAAAATATAGCTAAGAAGTGAGAGACAATTATTCTGAATTCATCGACATTGTTTATTTGCTTAGCTCTCCCAGAGGtggcaaatttatagtggttaaaGTTTATCAAGGTAGAAGTTCAGAAAGAAAATTTTGTGATCTTAATATTCGAGCTTCTCtcatttatttatcatttttgaatttggatttgtgaCATGCAATGTTGACCTTGCACCTTGGAGGAAAATATTAtcctccttagccatgaagatggTTTCTGATAGATAGCCCAACTAGTGAAAAGCATTCAACTAATTCAATGGGTCGATGATATGCATAGTTGTATTTTTTTGTGATTTAGCATTTTATTCAAAATTTTGCTTTAAATTATAGTGTTAcagattattattttatattatttttgacatAACCATGATTTATATGCCAATAATTTTTTGTGCGTGATTTTTCTTTCCAAAATGTATCTTTTGATAGCTGAACTTTTTAAATTGTGCAGTTTCCAGATGCACTTTTGTCAGTATTTTCACGGTTATCTTGGCCCTCAAGTAGTTCATCACCAACATCATCAAATGGGAACATTGTAGGAAATGTACATGCATATCCTGATCAGATGGAGGTAAATCTGTATGCTTTCATGGCTAaatgttttatttattataattgatGTATAGCTGTTCTTCTCATATATTCATTCTTCCATGCTAAAACTTGTAATCTGTCCGCCATCACCCAAGTCTGGAGTTTTTCTTTTTATAGTGATTCGCATGCCATTCAGCATGGAGCTTGTAGATTATGTATGATAGTAATTGAAGCCTGATAATATCTTCATCTATAATGTATTTCACTGCTTATATTATTATGACCGGATAATATCTTCTCTCAAATTCCATAAATGCGGAAATAGACTAGATGAACTGGAAATCAGCAAGATCTTATATAGAAAAGTTAATTTTAAAACTTAAACTCGGCCAAATAGCTATCAGAATACAGCTTCAAGATAGAGAAGTAAACCATGTTTGAGCTATGAGCACATGATTTCTGATAGcaaaatcaaataataagaaaaatatgataGGCTTGTGCAAGACAGGGACATGTCACACAATGTTTACTTTTTCTTGAATATAGAAGAgaaacacttttttttttgtctttttttaaCTCTTCTTTATGGAAATTGAAACAAGCTTGGAAGTGGAAATTCAGTGTCTGATGGAAATCAGAAGAGGGTCAGAGGGAGGTCATGTTCTCGAGATAGGAATATTGTGGGTGGGTTCTTTCTTTGACTTTGAATTTTCAAATGCAATTTTCTTTTTACTTTAAAATATTCAGAAATATAGTTAAAGGTTCCTAAAACAAAAAAATGGAAATATGTTCACAAGATAGGTCCTATTCTTGGTTTCCTCATTTGGTTGTCACAAATGTATAAGCAGGGCCAATATCAAAGGCATTACAGTTTTTTTCTCCATAATTAAAACTATGGATCTAACCAAGCACCACAATTTTGTTCTCTGAGGAGTCTAGCTTATCTTGTAGAATTTTGAAGTAATATATTTCATTTCCTTTTTTGGAAAAAAGCTATGGATCTAACCTGAGCATTTATCAAGTTTCTAGACCTTCAATTTTCTGTATCATAAAAGTTAGAAGATCTAATAGAATTTATTTTTGGCCTTTTGCTTCAATTTTTACTAATCATTTCTGAGTAGATTTCATTATAATACATTTGGATGTTAATGatgcatgataaacaaattgtGGGGAGAGCAGTGACTTTATTAAGAGAGTAATTCGATGGTAGATCATGTTGAAGAAACTTGTGAAAAGTTCTGCTACGGTCCATTATCCTGCAAACCAGATGACTTTGACAAATAAATACCAATAGGTGTCAACAGATGTGAAGGTAGATCCTGAACCAAGCAGGcagaaaaataaatttagaaGCATCAAATAAGTGCATGAAAGTGGATGAATTTGGCATGGCCAGTAGAACAGGAACCATCTTGATCCCATAAGGAGTATAAGAAAAACTGGATCAGACATTGTACCATAATTGCCTATTGCGAAAAATGTTCTGTGCATATTGGGAACGGCCGTCAAATTGGACAAAGACTCCATTACAAACCagtatatcgattatataatttGCAAGACATTTTTTTGTATAAATCATTTTCTTGTTATATCAGAGTGGATAGCAATTGTGCTTGTTTCAGTAGATGCTCAAGTAAACTGTGGGTGttctgttattttcatgagtcttTCGATGAAGTTGTTTTATTTCAATATTTGTCACATTGCCGTACATCTTTCAGCCTCGTTCTTCACTGCCTTGCAGGGTGGTTATCCTTCTGCACCACGCATTCCTGTCATGGAGCCATCTGAGACTTCGGTTGCGACATTAGTGTCTATGGGATTCGACAGGGATTCTGCAATACAAGCACTTGTACATGCTAGAAATGACATCAATACTGCCACAAATATGCTGCTTGAATCACAGTCGCGGTAATGTTGTGTCAAAAACACGAGTACCGAACTCGAAGCTCGACGGTTGCTGAAGTCGTCAGATCACTACTTGGGGCCATATTCATTTGTCAAATATTTTGACTGCCCGAACAATAACGTCACTGGGTT of the Musa acuminata AAA Group cultivar baxijiao chromosome BXJ2-10, Cavendish_Baxijiao_AAA, whole genome shotgun sequence genome contains:
- the LOC135625502 gene encoding rhomboid-like protein 20, which gives rise to MNGGPSGFHNAPVTKTFVFASGFLTVLLGLQGRSLKLGLSYQDIFQKFQLWKFLASIFSFSSTPEMIFGLYLLYYFRVFERQIGSNKHTIFILFSVILSLLLEILALAYLKDPLSNLASGPYGLIFAAFMPFYFDIPVSSRFRIFGINFTDKSFIYLAGLQLLFSSWKRSLIPGLCGLLAGSLYRLNAFGIRKIKFPDALLSVFSRLSWPSSSSSPTSSNGNIVGNVHAYPDQMEGGYPSAPRIPVMEPSETSVATLVSMGFDRDSAIQALVHARNDINTATNMLLESQSR